The Rhodamnia argentea isolate NSW1041297 chromosome 10, ASM2092103v1, whole genome shotgun sequence sequence catatcccaactgttAGAGACTGCTAGaccatttttcaagcttctcaagaagaatgcgAAGATCGTGAGGGATATCGAATGTCAGATCGCTTTCTTGAAGATTCAGTAATATCTGACTCATTCCCCTGTTCTAGTTCCACCTGTTCCCGGCGTGCCTCTAATCCTTTATCTGACCATCCACAAGGAATCCTTGGGAGCAGTATTGGTGCAGAAAAGACCATCAGATGGAAAGGAATGCGCGATATACTATCTCAGCAAGAAATTTTCTGATTCTGAAGCTAATTACTCGGAGGTCGAGAAGACTTGTGTAGCTCTGGTTTGGGTGTTACACAGATTGCGGCAGTATACTCTTCACCATCAGATCATGTTGACCACCAAATGTGATCCCATCAAGTATCTCTTGGAGAAGCCGGCGTTGGTTGGCAAATTGGCCAAGTGGCAGATTCTTATTTTCGAGTTCAATGTACGGACAATGACACAGAAGTCGGTGAAAGGTCGAGCAATAGCAGACATGTTAGCAGAGAATGCTGCGGGACCGCAGGCGGGAGATGAAATGGACCCTCTTGATGATCGTGTTTTACTGGTTAATGCGGAAAAGTGGGTCATGCACTTCGACGGAGCCGTTAACTTATCCGGATGCAGTACAGGGGCAGTCCTTATCTCCCCGGATAGCCAACACTATCCAAGAGCCAccaagttattgtttccgtgcaccaataacattgcTGAATACGAGGCCTGCATTCTCGGGCTACAGGCTGCCATAGAGATGAAAATTCGGAGACTGCAAGTTTATGGCGATTCTGCCCTCATTATCCTTCGGACAGAAGGCAAGTGGAAAACTCGTGACCCGAAGTTGATCCCGTATCACAAGTTTCTGGAAGATATAATCGAAGAGTTCGATGAGATagcgttcgagtatcttccTAGAGCCCAGAACCGGTTCGCAGACGAGTTGGCCACCCTATCTTCAATGTTCCAAGTGACTGCGGGTTCGGACTTCGAGCCATTGAGAATCGAAATCTTGAAACATTCCGCTTACTCCATGCCaatagaagaagaggaagatggagAGCCCTGGTATCAAGATATTAAGGTTTACCTGCAGACCGAAGAGTTTCCTGAAGGTAGTGAAGCAGGTGACAGGAAATATCCGATGAAACTgtcttcaaaatttttcctcggcggcgATACGTTGTACAAAAGGTCATATGACTCCGTTCTCCCGAGGTGCGTTGATGCCAAGGAAACCAATCAGTTGATGACCGAAATCCATGAAGGTGAATGTGGTccccatatgaatggccacctgctgagtaagaagatcatgagattgggaTATTACTAGCTCACTTTAGAagccgattgtattcaacatgttcgTTCTTGCCACCAGTGTCAAGTCTATGGAGATAGAATCGCAGCTCCTCCCAACGAACCGCACCGGATGTCCGAGGCgtggcctttctcaatgtggggcatcgacgtcatagggccaatcaatcccaaagcttcaaatggacatcgttttatacttgtggcaattgactacttctcaaagtggattgaagcgaattcatatgccaatgtcacagcCAAGAACGTGGCCGGGTTCTTGCGTCGAGATATCTTTGCCCGATATGGAGCGTCGGAGGCTATAATCAACGATAACGGTTCAAACCTCAACAACAAGGTGGTTGACGAGGTTCTTGGTGAGTTTCGCGTCCAGCAtttgaattcttcgccttaccgcccgcagatGAATGGTGCAGTAGAAGCGgcgaataagaacatcaagaagattctGTCCAAGACAGCAAAGAACTATCGGGATTGACATGAGAGGCTCCCCTATGCACTAATGGCATACCGGACGTCGATccgcacttcaaccggggcaactcctttcttgttggtatatggtatggaagcagtgcTACCGGTAGAAACAGAGATTCCATCACTCGGGATTCTGTCACGATTGAAACTATCAGAAGCAGAGTGGATTCAACAGAGATATGAATAGTTGAATATGATCGACGAGAAAAGACTgcgggctatctgtcatggtcggtGTTACCAGAAACGTGTGGCAAAGTAATTCAATCGTAAAGTTCGTCCCCGGCTTTTCGAGATCAGTGACTTGGTGTTGAAGAAGAGATTAGCATTTATACCGCACCCCggaggcaagttcatgccaaactatgaagggccATATCTGATCAAGAAAGTCCTCCCCAGTGGCCCGTTGATTTTAGCCGAGATGGACGGCCGTGTCCGGTCGAGCCCCGTAAATGCCGATATGGTGAAGAAGtatttcccatgaataaaatcaAAGGCTCTTATGGCCTTTTCATGTGTAGATCCGAGTCACCGAAATTGCAaacatcatgcatatcatgcatgcatgcatatcATATACGTGTTGCGGATTTAGGTGTGATATTCAACGAACCCGAGCCAAATAACTGGACTAATTTAATCTGGAGCGCCTTAGGTAAAGGAAACCGGCAATTGACCGTCGCCCGAGGTCGCATGGAGAGCCGTGCCCCGCCTCAGTGGGATTGCTTAAATAAAAGTGAAGCGCCCCTCATGACGCCAACAGCGCCGTAGCCTGGTGGTTAGGGGAATGAAGGCGGTCCGGAGCGCTGGGGGTTCGAAGCCCGGGGATGGCACCCAGTGAGCCCCATCGTAAAAACGGAGGGCTCCCttgtaaatataaaaaaaaaaaaaaaaactttttgcacttgtttcattttttgcaataataaaaacattttgcacctctttcattttttgcaaaaagaatGGAGCATTTCCCCCGAAACGAAATCGGGACGTCTAGAGCAACGAAGAACCGTGTCACTATCCATCTTAAGAAGTGCCCCTGCCTCATCGGTTACTACATCGATGCACCAAACTCATTTGATAACTTGCGGGAATGGGACAGTTTGTAAAATCCCAAGATGCTCTATTAGCACAGATCCTCAGAAGAGTGAACACAAAGGGTCAACTGGTCTTTGCAGCCCGGGTAAGTATCCctctcctaaaaattttgcaagaagcatgactgttcaaatgtttcatccCTAGTTGGATTATAATAAATGTTCACTTtgtaaatcattaaaaaaaaaagaaaaaaaaaaaaaaatctcatccttagtacagttggagttcatgcttcagctcattctaacaaaaaaaattttaatttaaaatttacgtCCATCGAACTAGTGCATCCATTCATGCATACACgcatcttgcattgaaattccCCTGCAGTTCACtcgatgagatgatttttaccgAATGAAGCGGAGGTATTAAGTTTGCCAAGTTATAGTGCttaggatgaaaggcaagccccaCCTAAACACACCCCCGATACACTCTGAGACCgagtgaagtgagaacaaaattcgTGTCTTGGGACAGAGGATCCATtcgcaatgtatacatgggtcgaagtgatgaaaggcaattctttcttttccccatacacaatatatcccttgctagccacattgagcttgagaaaggagaaattcaaaatacccctgtcaagaaccaccccacatcggggcaaatgcaggagattatagttgaaaatcagttgaagaaaggtaagaaagatttaattgccttcacttgcattaacctttgtgtgtaacttcaggtgaatctttatggaggctcgaagcgtcccaaaatgaagaagagcatttctttctctacccaaacaccaatatcctttgctagccaagttgagcctaaaatcattcatttctaaaccagagtggtgatcatttccccaaattggggcaaGACATGTGATTTACCAGAAAATCGGTATCGATGTCAAATGTCTCGAGAGTccagggagctcatgaaaatagcaaagaagagaagaaaaggaaaatgaaaatcaaagggctaaaaaagcaaagtgcctagtaaaagcaaggccaaagcccggagaggaaaaggccaaatgcggaaaagcattgagcttaccttgaacagaaacaaatgcggaaaatagagaaaaactcttttcttgccaagcaaaaacagacggctcattggactctcgaggcaGGTTGTAATCCCCAGAGTCGGATGCATTCCCCAAatggagcgagattggtaaagacaccaggatggtcaccaactcataaaccccattaaaaaaaaatcaaaaataaaa is a genomic window containing:
- the LOC125312735 gene encoding uncharacterized protein LOC125312735 yields the protein MVGSRGIEIDPSKVKAIYELRPPSFVKEVRSFLGRLNYVARFISQLLETARPFFKLLKKNAKIVRDIEFPPVPGVPLILYLTIHKESLGAVLVQKRPSDGKECAIYYLSKKFSDSEANYSEVEKTCVALVWVLHRLRQYTLHHQIMLTTKCDPIKYLLEKPALVGKLAKWQILIFEFNVRTMTQKSVKGRAIADMLAENAAGPQAGDEMDPLDDRVLLVNAEKWVMHFDGAVNLSGCSTGAVLISPDSQHYPRATKLLFPCTNNIAEYEACILGLQAAIEMKIRRLQVYGDSALIILRTEGKWKTRDPKLIPYHKFLEDIIEEFDEIAFEYLPRAQNRFADELATLSSMFQVTAGSDFEPLRIEILKHSAYSMPIEEEEDGEPWYQDIKVYLQTEEFPEGSEAGDRKYPMKLSSKFFLGGDTLYKRSYDSVLPRCVDAKETNQLMTEIHEAKNVAGFLRRDIFARYGASEAIINDNGSNLNNKVVDEVLGEFRVQHLNSSPYRPQMNGAVEAANKNIKKILSKTAKNYRD